In the Chlorobium limicola DSM 245 genome, one interval contains:
- a CDS encoding PHP domain-containing protein, protein MQWLYCDFHIHTTWSDGEYSPGEVVSLYGEAGFDVIAITDHVLDTGSIKRSGRPVSELSVMDSSEFGSYQEELWDAARIAWERYNMLLIPGVELTNNTSRYHILALDIKEYISPDMPVEDIIACIRRQQGISVACHPYIRNHSGDDPSFYLWENHERLATMFDAWEVANRDDLFNVVGLKKFNYIGNSDFHEARHLLSWKTLLQCDRNVESVKAAIRRNDRVSLFLYRGGKIK, encoded by the coding sequence ATGCAATGGCTCTACTGTGATTTTCATATTCATACGACCTGGAGCGATGGGGAGTATTCGCCGGGCGAGGTCGTTTCGCTGTACGGCGAAGCGGGATTCGATGTCATAGCGATCACCGATCATGTGCTCGACACCGGAAGCATCAAAAGATCGGGCCGGCCGGTTTCGGAGCTGTCGGTCATGGACAGTTCGGAATTCGGCTCCTATCAGGAGGAGTTGTGGGATGCGGCGCGGATCGCGTGGGAGCGCTACAACATGCTGCTTATTCCCGGTGTCGAACTGACCAACAATACATCACGTTATCATATTCTCGCACTCGATATCAAGGAGTATATCTCGCCCGACATGCCGGTCGAGGATATTATCGCCTGTATCAGGAGGCAGCAGGGCATTTCGGTGGCCTGCCATCCCTATATCAGGAACCATTCCGGCGACGATCCCTCGTTTTATCTCTGGGAGAACCACGAGCGGCTTGCCACCATGTTCGATGCGTGGGAGGTTGCCAACAGGGACGACCTGTTCAATGTGGTCGGGCTGAAAAAATTCAATTATATCGGGAACTCCGATTTTCACGAAGCGCGCCATCTGCTCTCATGGAAAACGCTGCTGCAGTGCGACAGGAATGTGGAGTCGGTCAAGGCGGCTATCCGCAGGAACGACCGGGTTTCGCTGTTTCTCTACCGGGGCGGGAAGATCAAGTGA
- a CDS encoding AAA family ATPase: MNVLQEILEWSFGRPIWQRDALRRLVMNGELSDEDIISLTEICKSAHGLAEPQEHDPLVKEHMPDRAAGAVPVSLVSIFHHRGVNALAEDQTLKFAPGLTVVYGDNGAGKTGYIRILKRACRARGQERILGNVVSGTSPLAPVVAIKYQVGTEPEPREWIGTGEDEFVSRVSVFDTQCAAVYLTEKTDVAFRPFGLDLFDKLVQACKAVRAKLELEQRALSSSVLSVIQTQIPAGTAVAKFLANISSLTKSDAVQSLACLSREENARLALLEKSLLDLQANDPDKLSRQLTLHKGRVQTLVRHLKDVESALSAEAVVAVFNARSEGLRKGEEAKRLREATFPEGMLAGTGSEEWKAMWDSARQFSQDFAYPGKEFPVIEDGAHCLLCQQDLEHAAAHRLKQFEAFVISTTERELQTMRAKFVQLRKEFIELRTTTEAVEETLKEIRIEHEAIADAVIAALTTNESRRKAVVAGLADNQYLASDIPVLVSVVRETESLADEIEARIKTLRASATDETRKGMTAEAQELRARKLLATHQQTVLDDIERRKKHAACALCIEETKTQAITQKSSAVTKTVVSQRLKQSFSDELANLSFNHIEVELKELGGTDGVFYHKLAFTRAPGVDLPKVVSEGEQRCLSIAAFFAELSTADELSGIVFDDPVSSLDFKWRQGVARRLVQEAKTRQVIVFTHDVVFLLLLKQFSEELTVEQFDQHVRFLSNGAGVCTEELPWVALPIKKKIGFLKKGWQSADKLSRNGHQDAYEKEAKYLYGLLREAWERALEEVLLGGLVERYRPSIQTQQVALIADITDEDCKTVETSMTKCSKWLTGHDQAPAARAPVPGPKELKVDIDTLENWVTAIRKRRDKVTGG, encoded by the coding sequence ATGAACGTCCTTCAGGAGATACTCGAATGGTCATTTGGTCGCCCGATATGGCAGCGCGATGCTTTACGCCGTCTTGTAATGAACGGCGAACTCTCGGATGAGGACATCATCTCGCTGACGGAAATCTGTAAGAGTGCGCATGGCCTGGCGGAACCGCAGGAACACGATCCACTCGTCAAGGAGCACATGCCAGACAGGGCGGCAGGCGCTGTCCCGGTTTCGCTTGTCTCAATTTTTCATCACCGTGGAGTGAACGCGCTCGCTGAAGATCAGACACTCAAGTTTGCTCCAGGGTTAACCGTGGTTTATGGCGACAACGGTGCGGGCAAGACCGGATATATCCGCATTCTCAAGCGCGCGTGTCGGGCACGTGGGCAGGAGCGCATTCTGGGCAATGTTGTCTCTGGAACATCCCCGCTCGCGCCTGTCGTTGCAATCAAATACCAAGTTGGAACTGAACCAGAACCACGGGAGTGGATTGGAACCGGCGAGGATGAATTCGTTTCGCGCGTGAGTGTATTCGATACGCAGTGCGCAGCCGTCTATCTTACCGAGAAAACCGACGTTGCCTTCAGGCCCTTCGGTCTGGATCTGTTCGACAAACTTGTCCAAGCCTGCAAGGCAGTCCGCGCAAAACTTGAGTTAGAGCAGCGTGCACTGTCGTCGAGTGTGCTTTCCGTTATTCAGACTCAAATCCCGGCAGGCACGGCTGTTGCGAAGTTCCTGGCGAACATCAGCTCGCTCACCAAATCGGATGCCGTTCAGTCACTTGCGTGTCTATCGAGGGAAGAAAATGCTCGGCTTGCCCTCTTGGAAAAGTCGCTTCTCGATTTACAGGCCAATGACCCAGACAAGCTGAGCCGACAACTTACCCTGCACAAGGGACGTGTACAAACACTTGTCCGGCATCTCAAAGATGTGGAATCAGCACTCTCAGCCGAAGCCGTGGTCGCAGTTTTCAATGCACGATCCGAAGGCCTCCGTAAGGGCGAAGAGGCGAAGCGGTTGCGTGAGGCGACGTTTCCAGAAGGTATGCTGGCTGGAACGGGTTCGGAAGAGTGGAAGGCTATGTGGGACTCCGCTCGTCAGTTCTCGCAGGATTTTGCCTATCCCGGCAAGGAGTTCCCCGTCATAGAAGATGGTGCTCATTGCTTACTATGCCAGCAGGATCTCGAACACGCTGCGGCTCATCGGCTCAAACAGTTTGAAGCGTTCGTGATTTCTACCACGGAACGAGAACTTCAAACAATGAGGGCGAAATTTGTCCAGCTTCGCAAGGAGTTCATCGAACTCAGGACTACGACCGAAGCCGTTGAAGAAACACTCAAGGAAATCCGCATCGAGCATGAGGCTATTGCGGACGCTGTTATCGCAGCTCTGACTACAAACGAAAGCCGCCGCAAAGCTGTTGTTGCCGGGCTTGCCGATAATCAGTACCTTGCTTCCGATATCCCCGTTCTCGTTTCCGTTGTTCGTGAAACCGAATCGCTTGCTGATGAGATCGAGGCCCGGATCAAAACTCTGCGCGCCAGTGCTACCGACGAGACACGAAAAGGCATGACTGCCGAGGCGCAGGAACTGCGTGCCCGCAAGCTGTTGGCAACGCATCAGCAGACCGTTCTTGATGATATCGAGCGCAGGAAAAAACACGCCGCTTGTGCTCTGTGTATTGAGGAAACCAAGACACAGGCGATTACGCAGAAAAGCTCCGCTGTGACAAAAACCGTGGTGTCTCAACGACTGAAGCAGAGTTTCAGCGATGAACTGGCTAATCTGTCCTTCAACCATATTGAGGTCGAATTGAAGGAACTTGGAGGTACAGACGGAGTTTTCTACCACAAGCTCGCTTTCACACGGGCGCCCGGTGTTGATCTGCCTAAAGTCGTCAGCGAGGGTGAGCAGCGCTGCCTCTCTATTGCGGCATTCTTTGCCGAACTCAGCACAGCCGACGAACTGTCCGGCATTGTGTTCGACGATCCGGTGTCCTCGCTCGATTTCAAATGGCGTCAGGGTGTGGCTCGGCGATTGGTTCAGGAAGCTAAAACGCGGCAGGTCATCGTTTTCACGCATGATGTCGTCTTTCTTCTCCTTCTTAAACAATTTTCAGAGGAACTAACGGTTGAGCAGTTTGATCAACACGTCCGGTTCCTTTCCAATGGTGCGGGGGTGTGTACGGAAGAACTGCCTTGGGTCGCTCTGCCGATCAAGAAGAAAATCGGCTTTCTGAAGAAAGGCTGGCAGTCTGCCGACAAGCTCTCTCGCAATGGCCATCAGGATGCATATGAAAAGGAGGCCAAGTATCTTTACGGCTTGCTCCGTGAAGCTTGGGAACGCGCTCTTGAGGAAGTGCTTCTTGGTGGTTTGGTCGAACGCTACAGGCCGAGTATCCAGACGCAACAGGTTGCCCTGATAGCTGATATCACCGACGAGGACTGCAAAACGGTTGAGACGTCGATGACAAAATGCTCGAAGTGGCTGACGGGTCATGACCAGGCCCCAGCAGCTCGTGCGCCGGTTCCCGGTCCGAAGGAACTCAAGGTCGACATAGATACCTTAGAAAACTGGGTAACTGCGATCCGTAAGCGTCGCGATAAAGTGACTGGAGGCTGA
- a CDS encoding ArsR/SmtB family transcription factor — protein sequence MQGHEYDRCEEQCIHPEVVESVRTQMLGNVPAEELAKLFKVLGDNTRIRILDALYRSELCVCDITALLGMNQSAVSHQLRVLRDARIVKSRKQGKNVLYSLDDEHISGLVRMGSEHVRELKR from the coding sequence ATGCAGGGACATGAATACGACCGCTGCGAGGAGCAGTGCATACACCCCGAGGTTGTCGAGTCGGTGCGTACACAGATGCTCGGCAATGTTCCCGCAGAGGAGCTTGCGAAGCTGTTCAAGGTGCTCGGTGACAATACGAGAATCCGGATACTCGATGCGCTCTACCGTTCGGAGCTCTGCGTGTGCGACATCACCGCGCTGCTCGGTATGAACCAGTCGGCTGTGTCGCACCAGCTCAGGGTGCTGCGCGACGCAAGGATCGTGAAATCGCGCAAGCAGGGCAAGAATGTGCTCTACAGCCTTGACGACGAGCATATTTCCGGTCTTGTCCGCATGGGCTCGGAGCATGTGAGGGAGCTGAAACGATAA
- a CDS encoding SO_0444 family Cu/Zn efflux transporter: protein MIMIIIIDAFTAVLLASWNVLLESAPFVLLGFFVAGLLKAFLPDDFVARHLGGGSMASIFKAAAMGVPIPLCSCGVLPAAAGLKKQGAGNGAVTSFLISTPETGVDSVAVSWALLDPLMTVIRPVVAFFTAVAAGIAVSFTDRHFRSERPETAMAPAAEPQNACTSGCCCSHKEPEPEGLAPKFMNGMRFAFGDLLKDIGGWLFFGVLLAGVISVFLSPEIVSRYLSNEYLSMLLMLAISVPLYVCATASTPIAAALALKGISPGAALVFLLAGPATNAAAITVIAKLIGRRATVVYVAVIVAMSFLAGIAVNALYGALGIDITGWLAASAHEEGSLVAMLSAVALIVLVARAMMLPAKAHAH, encoded by the coding sequence ATGATCATGATTATTATTATAGATGCTTTCACGGCAGTCCTTCTGGCCTCGTGGAATGTTCTGCTGGAATCGGCGCCCTTTGTGCTGCTCGGCTTTTTTGTGGCGGGTCTGCTTAAGGCGTTTCTTCCGGACGATTTCGTGGCCCGTCATCTCGGCGGCGGAAGCATGGCCTCGATTTTCAAGGCGGCGGCGATGGGTGTGCCCATTCCCCTCTGCAGCTGCGGCGTGCTGCCTGCGGCGGCGGGACTGAAAAAACAGGGGGCGGGAAACGGCGCGGTCACTTCGTTTCTCATTTCGACGCCGGAGACCGGCGTGGATTCCGTTGCGGTATCATGGGCGCTGCTCGATCCGCTCATGACCGTCATCCGTCCGGTCGTGGCGTTTTTCACCGCCGTGGCGGCCGGTATTGCGGTCTCTTTTACCGACAGGCATTTCAGGAGCGAGCGCCCGGAAACAGCGATGGCTCCGGCGGCGGAACCGCAGAACGCCTGCACGTCGGGCTGCTGCTGCAGCCACAAGGAGCCGGAACCGGAGGGGCTGGCCCCTAAATTCATGAACGGCATGCGCTTCGCGTTCGGTGATTTGCTGAAGGATATCGGCGGATGGCTTTTTTTCGGGGTTCTGCTTGCCGGGGTGATTTCCGTGTTTCTCTCTCCTGAAATAGTGAGCCGTTACCTCTCGAACGAGTATCTCTCCATGCTGCTCATGCTCGCCATATCCGTGCCGCTCTACGTCTGCGCCACGGCTTCGACCCCGATTGCGGCCGCTCTTGCCCTGAAAGGCATTTCGCCCGGCGCGGCGCTGGTGTTCCTGCTGGCCGGTCCGGCAACCAACGCAGCGGCCATTACGGTTATCGCTAAGCTTATCGGCCGGCGAGCCACCGTGGTCTATGTTGCGGTTATCGTGGCGATGTCGTTTCTTGCCGGCATCGCGGTCAATGCGCTTTATGGTGCGCTCGGCATCGACATCACCGGCTGGCTTGCGGCATCGGCTCACGAAGAGGGAAGCTTGGTGGCCATGCTGTCGGCAGTGGCGCTCATTGTGCTGGTCGCAAGGGCGATGATGCTGCCGGCAAAAGCGCATGCCCATTAG
- a CDS encoding DEAD/DEAH box helicase family protein has product MHDKEATARIKINKLLEAAGWRFFQEGKAPANVCLEPGVTIKSTELDAFGTNFEQSTKGFVDFLLLDAKGFPLLVLEAKAENRNPLVGKEQARKYARSQNCRFVILSNGNLHFFWDLERGSPYVITSFPTPDSVTGYQKVSPNPQRLIEEPISEDYIVLTQHPNYQSEAGWRNEAERPGYIQTNKLRFLRQYQLKAIRTLQAAVGDGKDRFLFEMATGTGKTLTAAAVIKLFLRSGNVRRVLFLVDRLELEGQAKKAFATVLSSDFQTVIYKENRDDWRRAEIVVTTVQSMLFNNKYQKLFSPTDFDLVISDEAHRSIGGNARAVFDYFIGYKLGLTATPRDYLRRFDSSNPGTRDPREAERRLLLDTYRTFGCENSQPTFRYSLLDGVKEGFLINPTVVDARTEITTTLLSEEGFVVSFTDDTGEDQQQTFKQREFEKRFFADTTNHLLCKTFLENAMRDPVSGEIGKSIIFAVSQNHAAKLVQILNQMADRMFPNKYQSDFAVQVTSQIPDAQQFTINFANNNLLGSGNFIPTYKTSKARICVTVGMMTTGYDCTDILNIGLFRPIFSPTDFIQIKGRGTRKHDFRELLFNDTIKDVVLQPIKTAFKLFDFFANCEYFEDEFNYDEVLKLPPTKGKGDDDGGGQGPVIVGGTYEHLGADIMASMRVEEITAEGMKIDRMFFEKFEDVIRADETVASAVEAGQWDRVIDYVNREVFDKPEEYYTLDKLRKAAAVDRRLTLREILEKVFGLIPRFKSKDELLEEEFSKFVADRIPEPPSAIPAIKTYFKAYVTSNRVRDIIDSKQFTDLATNPYFTTHDFRAVPEKYRVLVPEYIKDYVSLNQFAA; this is encoded by the coding sequence ATGCACGATAAAGAAGCCACAGCCCGCATCAAAATCAACAAGCTGCTCGAAGCGGCTGGATGGCGTTTTTTCCAGGAAGGAAAAGCTCCCGCCAACGTTTGTCTCGAACCCGGCGTCACCATCAAATCCACCGAGCTGGACGCATTCGGCACGAATTTCGAGCAGAGCACAAAAGGCTTCGTCGATTTTCTCCTGCTTGATGCAAAAGGCTTTCCGCTGCTTGTTCTGGAAGCCAAAGCCGAAAACAGGAATCCACTTGTCGGTAAAGAGCAGGCCCGCAAATATGCCAGGTCCCAGAACTGCCGCTTCGTCATTCTCTCCAACGGGAACCTGCACTTTTTCTGGGATCTCGAAAGAGGGAGCCCATACGTTATCACCTCGTTTCCGACACCGGACTCGGTCACCGGTTACCAGAAGGTTTCGCCCAATCCTCAGCGTCTCATCGAAGAGCCGATCAGCGAGGACTACATCGTTCTCACCCAACACCCGAACTACCAATCAGAGGCCGGGTGGCGAAATGAAGCGGAACGTCCCGGATACATTCAGACCAATAAGCTGCGCTTTCTCCGGCAGTATCAGCTCAAGGCAATCCGCACTCTTCAGGCCGCAGTCGGCGATGGTAAAGACCGCTTCCTTTTCGAGATGGCCACCGGAACCGGCAAGACCCTGACCGCCGCCGCTGTGATCAAGCTGTTTCTTCGTTCGGGCAACGTGCGGCGTGTTCTGTTCCTTGTCGATCGACTTGAGCTTGAGGGCCAAGCCAAAAAGGCCTTTGCTACCGTCCTCTCCTCCGACTTTCAGACGGTGATCTACAAGGAGAACCGGGACGACTGGCGACGCGCAGAAATTGTCGTCACCACCGTGCAATCCATGCTCTTCAACAACAAATACCAGAAGCTCTTTTCTCCGACCGACTTCGATCTTGTCATCTCCGACGAAGCGCACCGCTCCATCGGTGGTAATGCCCGCGCCGTGTTCGACTACTTCATAGGCTACAAGCTCGGCCTCACCGCCACACCGCGCGATTACCTTCGCCGGTTCGACAGTTCAAACCCCGGCACCCGCGACCCACGCGAAGCAGAACGGCGATTGTTACTCGACACCTACCGCACATTCGGATGCGAAAACAGCCAACCGACCTTCCGCTACTCCTTACTCGACGGCGTTAAGGAAGGCTTCCTGATCAACCCAACCGTAGTGGATGCCCGCACCGAAATCACCACCACGTTGCTTTCCGAAGAGGGCTTCGTTGTCTCTTTCACCGATGACACCGGTGAGGACCAGCAGCAGACGTTCAAACAGCGCGAGTTTGAGAAGCGTTTCTTCGCCGACACAACCAACCATCTCCTGTGCAAGACGTTTCTGGAAAACGCCATGCGTGATCCGGTCAGCGGCGAAATCGGCAAATCGATCATCTTTGCCGTTAGCCAGAACCACGCGGCCAAACTGGTCCAGATACTCAATCAAATGGCCGACCGTATGTTTCCGAATAAATACCAGTCTGACTTTGCCGTGCAGGTAACCTCCCAGATTCCCGATGCCCAGCAGTTCACTATCAACTTTGCCAACAACAACCTGCTCGGCTCCGGCAACTTCATCCCCACCTATAAAACCAGCAAAGCTCGTATCTGCGTAACGGTCGGGATGATGACAACAGGCTACGACTGTACCGATATCCTTAACATCGGTCTCTTCCGTCCGATTTTCTCGCCGACAGACTTCATTCAGATCAAGGGACGCGGCACCCGCAAGCACGACTTCCGTGAACTGCTTTTCAACGATACCATCAAGGACGTTGTGCTGCAGCCTATAAAAACCGCCTTCAAGCTGTTCGACTTTTTCGCGAACTGCGAATACTTCGAAGATGAGTTCAACTACGACGAAGTGCTGAAGCTCCCGCCAACCAAAGGTAAAGGCGACGACGATGGAGGTGGGCAAGGCCCGGTGATTGTGGGCGGAACCTATGAACATCTCGGTGCCGACATCATGGCTTCGATGCGTGTCGAGGAGATCACCGCCGAAGGCATGAAGATCGACCGCATGTTCTTCGAGAAGTTTGAAGACGTGATCCGCGCCGATGAAACCGTCGCCTCAGCCGTTGAAGCCGGGCAATGGGATCGCGTCATCGACTACGTGAACCGAGAGGTCTTCGACAAGCCCGAGGAGTACTACACCCTCGACAAACTGCGCAAAGCCGCCGCCGTGGACCGCCGCCTGACCCTGCGTGAGATTCTTGAGAAGGTCTTCGGTCTCATCCCACGCTTCAAGTCAAAGGATGAGCTGCTCGAGGAAGAGTTCTCCAAGTTTGTCGCCGACCGAATACCTGAGCCGCCCTCAGCCATCCCGGCCATCAAGACCTACTTCAAGGCCTATGTGACCAGCAACCGGGTGCGCGACATCATCGACAGCAAGCAGTTTACCGATCTGGCGACCAACCCGTACTTCACCACACATGATTTCAGAGCCGTGCCCGAAAAGTATCGGGTGCTGGTACCTGAATACATCAAGGACTATGTTTCCTTGAATCAATTTGCCGCATAA
- a CDS encoding N-6 DNA methylase yields MLDTDTKRRIDTARDILVGKVPDPKSQVEQITIALIYKFMDDMDAESEELGGKRKFFTGNFVRYGWAKFMDRSLGGHEMLGLYSEGIAKMPENPGIPALFRDIFKNAYLPYRDPETLKAFLKIIDEFTYDHSERLGDAFEYLLSVLGSQGDAGQFRTPRHIIDFMVEILVPQKNETILDPACGTAGFLISAYKHILRTNTDTDGHSTLTPDEKGRLARNFKGYDISPDMVRLSLVNLYLHGFTDPHIFEYDTLSSEERWNEFADVILANPPFMSPKGGIKPHKRFSIQAKRSEVLFVDYMAEHLTPAGRAGIIVPEGIIFQSQMAYKELRKMLVENSLVAVISLPAGCFNPYSGVKTSILILDKSLARQSDTIAFFKVENDGFGLGAQRRAIEKNDLPQVQAELAAHLQALRSRAATESHAITTGLIVPKEKIATNGDYNLSGERYREGDPVNHKWPIVSLDEICTFMTGGTPTSTIAEYYEGGTVPWLVSGDIHGFEIMACEKRITQKAVENSNAKVLPKDSVLIALNGQGKTRGTVALLRMTGATCNQSLVAITPAPPPRAISEFIFWALRSMYSDIRALTGDTERSGLNIPILKNIQIPLPPLEVQKEVVAEIEGYQNVINGARAVLDNYRPHIPIHPDWPMVPLGEACVVNPRKSEVADHVGTTVVSFVPMSDVGEHEMFFELKDTKRLDEVTTSYTYFKDGDVLLAKVTPCFENGKAGIARNLRNGIGFGSSEFYVLRPTGDLLPQWVFMFAATPSFRTWATPQMTGTGGLQRVPRSVVENYQIPVPPLATQQAIVAEIEAEQALVAANRELIVRFEKKIQSTLARIWGKANETAEAEISQ; encoded by the coding sequence ATGCTTGATACCGATACAAAACGCCGCATCGACACCGCACGCGATATCCTCGTCGGTAAAGTCCCCGATCCCAAGTCCCAGGTGGAGCAGATCACCATCGCGCTGATCTACAAGTTCATGGATGACATGGACGCCGAGTCGGAGGAACTTGGAGGCAAGCGCAAATTCTTCACCGGCAATTTTGTCCGATACGGCTGGGCCAAGTTCATGGATCGAAGTCTCGGCGGTCACGAAATGCTCGGCCTCTACAGCGAAGGAATTGCCAAGATGCCCGAGAACCCAGGTATTCCAGCACTCTTTCGCGATATTTTCAAAAACGCCTACCTCCCATACCGTGACCCTGAAACGCTCAAAGCCTTTCTCAAAATCATCGATGAATTCACCTACGACCACAGCGAACGACTCGGAGACGCTTTCGAGTATCTGCTAAGCGTCTTGGGCAGCCAGGGCGATGCCGGCCAGTTCCGCACCCCGCGTCACATCATTGATTTTATGGTCGAGATTCTTGTCCCGCAAAAAAACGAGACTATTCTCGATCCTGCCTGCGGCACCGCCGGATTCCTCATCTCTGCATACAAGCATATCCTGCGTACCAACACTGACACCGATGGGCATAGCACCCTCACACCCGACGAAAAGGGGCGCCTCGCAAGGAATTTCAAGGGTTACGACATATCGCCCGACATGGTGCGCCTCTCTCTGGTGAATCTGTATCTGCACGGTTTCACCGATCCGCACATTTTTGAATACGACACTCTCTCCTCCGAGGAGCGCTGGAATGAATTTGCCGACGTCATTCTCGCCAACCCGCCCTTCATGTCCCCGAAAGGCGGTATCAAGCCGCACAAGCGATTCTCCATCCAGGCCAAGCGCAGCGAAGTTCTTTTCGTGGACTACATGGCCGAGCACCTCACCCCAGCCGGCCGCGCCGGTATAATCGTCCCGGAGGGCATCATCTTTCAGAGTCAGATGGCCTATAAAGAACTGCGAAAGATGCTCGTCGAAAACTCTCTCGTCGCCGTCATCTCTCTCCCTGCTGGCTGTTTCAATCCCTACTCCGGGGTGAAGACGAGTATCCTGATCCTCGACAAATCCCTCGCCCGCCAGAGTGACACCATCGCATTCTTCAAGGTCGAAAACGACGGGTTCGGCCTCGGTGCCCAGCGAAGAGCCATAGAGAAAAACGACCTTCCGCAGGTGCAGGCCGAACTCGCAGCGCACCTGCAAGCCTTGCGCTCCAGGGCTGCCACCGAGTCACACGCCATAACCACCGGCCTTATCGTACCGAAAGAGAAGATCGCCACGAATGGCGACTACAACCTCAGTGGAGAGCGGTATCGGGAGGGTGATCCGGTAAATCACAAGTGGCCGATTGTCTCGCTTGACGAAATATGCACATTTATGACAGGAGGGACACCCACATCGACGATTGCTGAGTATTACGAAGGAGGAACTGTTCCCTGGCTCGTATCAGGAGACATTCACGGGTTTGAAATTATGGCCTGTGAAAAAAGGATTACACAGAAGGCTGTTGAGAACTCGAATGCCAAAGTCCTTCCAAAAGATAGCGTTCTTATAGCCCTAAACGGACAAGGGAAAACTCGGGGAACAGTTGCGTTGCTTCGAATGACCGGTGCGACTTGCAATCAGTCGCTGGTCGCCATCACGCCAGCGCCCCCCCCCAGAGCAATTTCTGAATTCATCTTTTGGGCGCTACGCTCTATGTATTCTGACATCCGTGCACTCACGGGAGACACAGAGCGCAGCGGACTGAACATTCCTATCCTAAAAAACATCCAAATCCCCCTGCCGCCGCTGGAAGTGCAGAAGGAAGTCGTAGCGGAAATCGAGGGCTACCAGAATGTCATCAACGGCGCCCGCGCCGTCCTTGATAACTACCGACCTCACATACCCATCCACCCCGACTGGCCGATGGTGCCGCTTGGTGAAGCATGCGTTGTGAACCCCCGTAAGTCTGAGGTGGCTGACCATGTGGGTACCACAGTCGTGTCATTCGTCCCAATGTCGGATGTCGGCGAGCACGAGATGTTCTTTGAGCTCAAAGACACAAAGCGACTGGACGAGGTAACTACCAGCTACACTTACTTCAAAGATGGCGATGTCCTTCTTGCAAAGGTTACCCCTTGTTTTGAAAACGGGAAGGCAGGCATTGCTCGCAACCTTCGTAACGGAATAGGTTTCGGTTCAAGTGAGTTCTATGTATTGAGGCCTACGGGGGATCTTCTCCCACAGTGGGTGTTTATGTTTGCAGCAACACCCTCATTCCGTACGTGGGCTACCCCACAGATGACAGGCACAGGCGGGTTGCAACGTGTTCCTCGTTCGGTTGTTGAGAATTATCAAATCCCCGTCCCTCCCTTGGCCACACAGCAAGCTATCGTGGCGGAGATCGAAGCCGAGCAAGCGCTGGTCGCCGCCAACCGCGAACTGATCGTTCGCTTCGAGAAGAAAATTCAATCCACCCTTGCCCGCATCTGGGGGAAAGCTAATGAAACAGCAGAAGCGGAGATATCGCAATGA